A segment of the Catenuloplanes nepalensis genome:
CGACCGCGACACGGCCGTGGGCGGTCCGCCCGGACTCGTTCTCGTCGTATCGCCCCGGCTTCGAGGTCCGCACCCACCGGCGGTGCCGGCGCATTCTCTCCTTCCATCACGTCCCGGACCTGCCGGCGGGGGACCGAGGCTACGACGGCCCGGTCCGGTGCACCGAGTTCGACTACGCGGACCTGGACTACCGGCAGCCGCCCGGGGTCGCGGACGAGCTGGCCCACCAGGGCAGCACCCGGACCGCGTCGTTCCTGCGCGGGGTGACCCAGTCCGGCTTCGCCCGCGACGGTGATCAGCCGGTGCACCTGCGCCGGTCGCTGCCGCGGGTCGAGTTCACCTACAGCCGGCCGGTCGTCTCGGGTACGGCGCGGGACGTCGAGGCGGAACCGGCCGCGGGCCTGCCGCCAGCCGGTACGGACCGGGCGTACCAGTGGATCGACCTGCACGGGGAGGGTCTCACCGGCATTCTGAGCGAGTACGCCGGAGACTGGTTCTATCAGCGCAACCTGGGGCCGCTCATCCGGCCGGCCGCGGCCCGGTTCGGGGCGGCCGAACCGGTCGCCGCCCGCCCGGCCCTGGCGCGAGCCGGCGGCCACGCCCGGTTCATGGACCTCGCCGGCGACGGCAGCCCGGACCTGGTCGCGCTGGACGGGCCGGTGCCCGGGTTCCACGAGCACGACGACGGCGAAGGCTGGCTGCCGTTCCGCCCGTTCAGCGCGCGACTGCCGCGGGACGGGCGTGATCCGCGCCTGCGGCTGGCCGACCTGACCGGGGACGGGCACGCCGACGCGCTGATCGCCGAGGGCGACACGCTGATCTGGCATCCCTCGCTCGGCGAGGACGGTTTCGGCGCGGCCGTGCACGCCTCGCTGGGCTCCGCCGGGCCACGTCTGATGTTCGCCGACCACACGCAGGCAGTGCACCTGGCCGACATGAGCGGTGACGGCCTGCCCGACGTGGTGTCGGTCCGCGACGGCGAGGTCCGTTACTGGCCGAACCTGGGGTACGGCCGGTTCGGCTCCGCGATCACCATGGACGGCTCGCCGCGGCTGGACACGCCGGGCGGTTTCGAGCCGGGCCGGGTGCTGCTCGCCGACATCGACGGTTCCGGCACCACCGACCTGATCTACTCGGACCGGACCGGGGTGCGGCTGTACTTCAACCAGTCCGGGAACCGGCTGAGCGAACCGTACCGGGTGGACGTCCGTTCGCCGGAGGCGGAGATGTCCGCCGTGGACCTACTCGGCGACGGCACCGCCTGCCTGGTCTGGTCGTCGCCGCTGCCCGGCGACCGGCGCCGCCCGCTGCGCTACGTGCGCCTGATGGCGGACGGCAAACCGCACCTGCTCACCTCGGTGGTGAACAACCTGGGCGCGGAGAGCCGGGTGTCGTACACGCCGTCGACCACGTTCTACCTCGCCGACGCGCGGGCCGGGCAGCCGTGGGCCACCCGGCTGCCGTTCCCGGTGCACGTGGTCGAGCGGGTCGAGACGCGCGACCGGGTGAGCGGCAACCGGTTCGTGTCCCGCTACGCCTACCACCATGGCCGGTTCGACGGCACCGAGCGCGAGTTCTGCGGGTTCGGGCTGGTCGATCAGTGGGACACCGCGCGGATCGCGGCGCTCGGGGACGGAACGAACGAGGACGCCGCCTCGCACGTGCCGCCGGTGCTGACCCGCACCTGGTTCCACACCGGCGCGCGGGCCGTGCCGGCCGGGGAGTTCTACCGCGGGCCGGGCCTGACCGGTGCCGTCCTGCCCCCCGGGCTGACCGCGGAGGACGAGCGGGAGGCGTACCGGGCGCTGCGCGGATCGGTGCTGCGCCAGGAGGTCTACGCGCGGGACGACAGCGCCGCGTCCGCGCATCCGTACACGGTGGCCGAGTCCAGCTTCACCGTGCGCCGCCTGCAACCGCGCGGTGGCAACCGGCACGCCGTGTTCCTGCCGCACGCCCGGGAGTCGCTCACCCATCACTACGAGCGGAACCCGGCGGACCCGCGCACCGGCCACGTGCTCACCCTCGACGTCGACGACCTCGGCACGGTACGGCGCAGCGCGACCGTGGGCTACGGCCGCCGCGCACCCGACCCGGCGCTGCCCCCGGCGGATCAGGCCCTCCAGGCGCGGATCCACGTCACCTGCACGGAAAACGACGTCACCAACATCGTCGACACCCCGGCCGGGTACCGGATGCCGGCGCCGTGCGAGTCCCGCACGTACGAGCTGACCGGGCTCGCCCTGCCGCCCGGCGAGGCCCGGTTCGGCTTCGACCAGGTCCGGGACGCGGCCGCTGGCGCACCGGTGATCGCCTACGAGGTGGTGCCGCCGCCGGATGCGGTGCGGCGCCGGCTGATCGAACGGGTGCGCACGTACTACCGCCGGGACGATCTGACCGGCCGGCTGCCGCTGGGTCAGCTGCAGACGCTGGGGCTGCCGTTCGACAGCTACCGGCTGGCGTTCACCCCGGGCCTGCTCACCCGGGTCTACGGCGGGCGGGTGACGGACGCGATGCTCGCCACGGACGGCGGGTACGTGCACGGCGACGGCGACGCGGACTGGTGGTCCCCCGCGGGCCTACTGTTCTACTCGCCGGGCCCGGCCGACAGCCCCGCGCAGGAGTTGGCGTACGCCCGGCAGCACTTCTTCCTGCCACACCGGTTCCGCGACCAGTTCGGCGCCGACAGCACCGTCGCCTACGACGCGTACACCCTGCTCGTCCAGGAGACCCGCGACGCGCTCGGCAACCGGGTCACCGCGGGCGAGCGGCACACCGACCCGGACCGGCCCCCGGTGCGTGGAGGCCAGGACTACCGGGTGCTGATGCCGTCGCTGATCATGGACGCCAACCGCAACCGGTCGCAGGTCGCCTTCGACGCGTTCGGCACGGTCGCCGGCACCGCGCTGATGGGCAAGCCGGAGGAGACGCCGGCGCCGGGGGACCGGCTTACCGCCGCGTTCCGGGCCGACCCGACGCAGGCCGAGATCGACGCGTTCCTGGCCGCACCGCGCGGGCCGCTGGCCGCCGCGCTGCTCGGTGACGCCACCAGCCGGGTGTTGACCGACCTCAACGCGTACCGTCGCGGTATTGATCTTGATCGTCGGCCGCCCACACCGCGCGCCAGTCTGGTGCGGGAACGGCACGGTGGCCCGGGACCGGTGCAGGTCACGATCGCCTACACCGACGGCTTCGGCCGGGAACTGCAACGCAAGGTCCCGGCCGAACCCGGCCCGGCGCCCCGGCGGGCGCCGGACGGCACGATCGTCGTCGGCCCGGACGGACTGCCGGACCTCACCGGCCACGCCGACCCACGCTGGGTGGGCACCGGCTGGACCGTCTTCGACAACAAGGGCGAGCCGGTACGGCAGTACGAGCCGTTCTTCACCGACACGCACCGCTTCGAGTCCGACGTGCGGATCGGCGCGAGCGCGGTGCTCTGCCGCGATCCGCTCGGCCGTGTGGTGGCCACCGTGCACCCGGACCACTCCTGGGAGAAGACGGTCGTCGGCCCGTGGCACGACGAGACGTCCAACGCCAGCGACACCATGCTGGTCACCGACCCGGCCCTGGATCCGGACGTCGGCGACCGGATCGGCCGGCTGCCGGCCGCCGACTACCTGCCCACCTGGCACGCGCTGCGCACCGACCCGGCGCACGCGGCGGCGTTCGCGGCCCGCTACCCGGACCCGGCCGACCGTGTGGAGGAGACGGCCGCGGCCCGCCGGTCCGAGCCGCATGCGGGGACGCCGTCGGTCGTGCGCACCGACGCGCTCGGCCGGCCCGCGGTCACCATCCTGCACAACCGGGTGGACCTCGGCGACGGGCCGGCCGCCGACCGGTTCCCGCGGACCAGCGTGGTCCGCGACATCGAGGACAACCAGCGGGAGATCATCGACGCGGGCGGGCGGACGATCGCCCGGTACGACTACGACATGCTGGGCAACCGGGTCCGGTCGGCGAGCATGGACGCGGGCGAACGCTGGACGCTGCCCGACGTCGCCGGCACGGTCCGGTACACGTGGGACGGCCGCGGCCACCGGACCCGGATCACCTGCGACGCGCTGCACCGGCCGGTGGAGACGTTCCTGCGCGGCGGCACCGGGCCGGAGTCGCTGGTCGCGCGCGACGTCTACGGCGAGGGCCATCCGCAGGCCGTGGCCCGCAACCTGCGCGGGCGGCTGGTCACCCGGCAGGACCAGGCCGGCGTGGTGGTCACCGACGACTTCGACTTCAAGGGCAATCTGCTGCACGGCACCCGCCGGCTTGCCACCGACTACCGGTCCACGCTGGACTGGGCGGCGACCCCGGCGATGGAGGCGGAGACGTGGACCGGCCGGACCCGGTACGACGGGCTGAACCGGCCGGCGCAGATCATCGTGCCGCACAGCGACGCGCCGGGCAGCGCGATCACGGTGATCCAGCCGGTCTACGGCGAGGCGAACCTGCTCGACCGGGTGCACGTCTGGCTCGACCTGCCGGCCGTGCCGCCCGGGCCGCTCGATCCGGCCGGCGCGACGATGACCGCGGTCACCGGCATCGACTACGACGCCAAGGGCCGGCGCACGCGGATCGCGTACGGCAACGGCACCCGCACCGAGTACCGGTACGACCCGCTCACCACCCGGCTCGCCGGGCTGCGGACCCGCCGGGACCCGGGTGCGTTCCCGGACGACTGCCCGGACCCGGCGCCGGACGGCTGGCCCGGCTGCGCGGTGCAGAACCTGCACTACACCTACGACCCGGCCGGGAACATCAGCCGGGTCCGGGACACCGCGCAGCAGGCCGTCTTCTTCCGCAACCGGCGGGTCGAGCCGGGCACGACGTTCCGGTACGACGCGATGTTCCAGCTGATCGAGGCGACCGGCCGTGAGCACCTCGGCCAGGCTGGCGGGCCGCCGATCCCGTCCGCGCCGGGCGACCTGCCCGCGATCCCGGTCGTGCACCCCGGCGACGGCACGGCCATGGGCCGGTACGCCGAACGTTACCTCTACGACGACACCGGCAACCTGCTGGAGCTGCGGCATCGCGGCACCGACCCGGCGCAACCCGGCTGGACCCGCGCCTACACCTACGACGAACCCAGCCTGCTGCAGCCCGGGCAGCGCGGCAACCGGTTGACCCGGACGACGGCCGGCGGAACCGTCGAGACCTACAGCACCGGCGGCGACGGCTACGACGCGCACGGCAACCTGCTGCGCATGCCGCACCTGTCCGGGATCGAGTGGGACGAGGACGACCTGCTGCGGATGACGAGCCGGCAGGTCGTCGCGGGCGGCGCCGGCGGGGAACGCACCTTCTACGTCTACGACTCCGCCGGCGAGCGGGTGCGGAAGGTGACCGAGCGGGCCGGCGGCGACGTCAAGGACGAGCGGATCTACCTGGAGACCGTGGAGATCTTCCGGTCGTACGGGCCGGACGCGCGGGCCCGGGAGACCGTGCACGTGATGGACGACGAGCGGCGGGTGCTCTCCGTGGAGACGCGTACCGCCGGCACCGAACCGCCGGGCGTGCCCCGCCGGCGGGTGCGGTACCAGCACGACGACCACCTCGGCTCGGCCGTGCTGGAGCTGGACGGCAACGGTCAGGTCATCACGTACGAGGAGTATTCGCCGTACGGGGTCTCCACCTATCAGGCGGTGCGCGCCCAGACCGGGCCGGTGCGCCGGCACCGCTACCTCGGCCGGGAACGCGACGAGGAGACCGGGTTCTACGCGATGGGCGCCCGGTACTACGCGCCCTGGCTGGCCCGCTGGATCAGCTGTGATCCGGCGGCCGAGGCGGACGGGCCGAACCGCTACGCGTACTGCGCCGGGAACCCGGTGATGCTGCGGGACCCGACCGGCACCCAGGGCACGCCGCCTCCGCCCGGCCTGATCGGAAACGACGAGCGGATCGGCGCGCTGTGGGAGAAGGCGGTCGTCGAGGAGCTCGGCACGAAATACTCGGCCTCGTCCTACAAGGAAGTCGTGACGGCGTTCCAGAAGGACGTCGCCGAGACCGTCGCGGCCAAGGGAAAGGGATCCAACCGGCAGAAGGGCACCGGGATCAACCTCGCCCGGGAGACCTACTCGCGGGTGCGCACCCGGTTCGGGAAGCTCGCCGCCGCGGCCGGGATCTCGCTGGACGGCATCCAGGTGCACCACACGTTCGACGAGCTGGCGAAGACGCCGGCGGAGGCGCTGAACACGACGAACCTGAGCTTCCAGAAGGGGCATGCGGGCAAGGCCGGGTCCGGCCACAACTTCGCCCACGAGGTCAGCAAGGCGCACGAGGCGGGCTCGAAGAACCCGGGCGCGGACGTCGCGGCGGAGATGCACAAGAAGGGCATCACGCCGGACGTGCCCGAGCTGAGCCACCCGCTGCGCAACCCGGCGGTGCCGCACGCGCCCAAGGCACCGCACGCGCCGAAGGCACCGCACGCGCCCAAGGCGCCGCACACGCCGAAGGCCGGGAAGGTGGGCGGACTGATCGGGAAGGTGATCGCGATCGGCATCGGTGGCTACGTCTTCATCCAGACCGGTGACGCGTACGCCGCGGTGCAGACCGCGAACCCGGCCGCGAACATCACCGACGAACTGCTGTCCGGCGACGCGTCGGCCGGCGGCGTCGCGGTCGCGGCCGCGAAGGACGCCTACGGCCTGACCCCGGTGGCCACCGTGCAGTGGGTGATGTTCGACGTGCTGGGACCGCAGGGCGACAACATCTACGACCCCCGGATCACCGAACGGGCGCTGCGGGAGGGCCGCAACCCGTTCTGCGCGCAGTGTCACGGCCCCGGCGGCGCGCTCGACCCGGAGAACGACTGGAATCGGCGCGCCCGCCTGCGCGGCACGCCGAGCCTGTTCCCGACGACCACCGAAGCCGACCGGCAGCGGCTGCTCGACTTCATCGAGGCACAGCGATGATCAGGAGGGTGCCATGAACACGATGGATCCCGAGCGCTCCGGCGACGACCAGCGGTACGAGGTGGACGGCCGGGTCACCAGCCTCACCAGCGCGGCCCTCGGCGGTCTGCGCGTGGTGGTGGTCGACAAACGGGTGGGCGGCGACGAGTCGCTGTCCACCGCCACCACCGACGCGCGCGGCGCGTTCACGGCCTCGTTCCGGCAGGAGGACCTGGAGAAGCACGGCAAGATCGAACCCGACATCCAGGTCCGGATCCAGCTCGGCCAGCGGCTGCTGACCACGTCCGAGGTCCGGTACAATGCGGGCCGGCACGAGACGTTCCTCATCCTGCTGGACGAGACCGCCACCGGCCAGCTGCGCTCCGAGCACGAGACGCTGACCGGCGCGATCTCCGCGTTCTTCGACGGTGATCTGAGCACGTTGCAGGAGACCGACACCCGGCAGGACGTCACCTACCTGGCCAACAAGTCCGGCTGGGACGCCCGCGCGGTCGCGCTCGCCTCGCTGGCCGCCCAGTTCAGCGCGGGCGCGACCGACCTCGCCCGCCGGGACGCGGGGCCGGACACGGACGCGACCGGGCTGGCCGCGCCACTCTTCTACGCGCTGTTCCGCTCCGGCGTACCGGCCAACCCGGCCGCGCTCTACCGCACGCCGCCGAAG
Coding sequences within it:
- a CDS encoding SpvB/TcaC N-terminal domain-containing protein, translating into MALPKGGGAVRGIGEKFAANPATGTGAVTVPVPVSPGRAGFGPRLTLSYDSGSGNGPFGVGWSLSLAAITRKTERGLPRYADAAESDVYVMAGVEDLVPVLRPDGDRDEDIASAPGYVIHRYRPRVEGLFARIERWTRTDTGDVHWRAVTADDVTSVYGRDHRSRIADPAAPDRVFSWLICESWDDKGNASVYEYVAENGAGVDTALGSERHRERAANRYLKRIRYGNRVSRLAEPDLTRHEWLFEVVLDYDEGHLATVTPESAERHETVRATTTATRPWAVRPDSFSSYRPGFEVRTHRRCRRILSFHHVPDLPAGDRGYDGPVRCTEFDYADLDYRQPPGVADELAHQGSTRTASFLRGVTQSGFARDGDQPVHLRRSLPRVEFTYSRPVVSGTARDVEAEPAAGLPPAGTDRAYQWIDLHGEGLTGILSEYAGDWFYQRNLGPLIRPAAARFGAAEPVAARPALARAGGHARFMDLAGDGSPDLVALDGPVPGFHEHDDGEGWLPFRPFSARLPRDGRDPRLRLADLTGDGHADALIAEGDTLIWHPSLGEDGFGAAVHASLGSAGPRLMFADHTQAVHLADMSGDGLPDVVSVRDGEVRYWPNLGYGRFGSAITMDGSPRLDTPGGFEPGRVLLADIDGSGTTDLIYSDRTGVRLYFNQSGNRLSEPYRVDVRSPEAEMSAVDLLGDGTACLVWSSPLPGDRRRPLRYVRLMADGKPHLLTSVVNNLGAESRVSYTPSTTFYLADARAGQPWATRLPFPVHVVERVETRDRVSGNRFVSRYAYHHGRFDGTEREFCGFGLVDQWDTARIAALGDGTNEDAASHVPPVLTRTWFHTGARAVPAGEFYRGPGLTGAVLPPGLTAEDEREAYRALRGSVLRQEVYARDDSAASAHPYTVAESSFTVRRLQPRGGNRHAVFLPHARESLTHHYERNPADPRTGHVLTLDVDDLGTVRRSATVGYGRRAPDPALPPADQALQARIHVTCTENDVTNIVDTPAGYRMPAPCESRTYELTGLALPPGEARFGFDQVRDAAAGAPVIAYEVVPPPDAVRRRLIERVRTYYRRDDLTGRLPLGQLQTLGLPFDSYRLAFTPGLLTRVYGGRVTDAMLATDGGYVHGDGDADWWSPAGLLFYSPGPADSPAQELAYARQHFFLPHRFRDQFGADSTVAYDAYTLLVQETRDALGNRVTAGERHTDPDRPPVRGGQDYRVLMPSLIMDANRNRSQVAFDAFGTVAGTALMGKPEETPAPGDRLTAAFRADPTQAEIDAFLAAPRGPLAAALLGDATSRVLTDLNAYRRGIDLDRRPPTPRASLVRERHGGPGPVQVTIAYTDGFGRELQRKVPAEPGPAPRRAPDGTIVVGPDGLPDLTGHADPRWVGTGWTVFDNKGEPVRQYEPFFTDTHRFESDVRIGASAVLCRDPLGRVVATVHPDHSWEKTVVGPWHDETSNASDTMLVTDPALDPDVGDRIGRLPAADYLPTWHALRTDPAHAAAFAARYPDPADRVEETAAARRSEPHAGTPSVVRTDALGRPAVTILHNRVDLGDGPAADRFPRTSVVRDIEDNQREIIDAGGRTIARYDYDMLGNRVRSASMDAGERWTLPDVAGTVRYTWDGRGHRTRITCDALHRPVETFLRGGTGPESLVARDVYGEGHPQAVARNLRGRLVTRQDQAGVVVTDDFDFKGNLLHGTRRLATDYRSTLDWAATPAMEAETWTGRTRYDGLNRPAQIIVPHSDAPGSAITVIQPVYGEANLLDRVHVWLDLPAVPPGPLDPAGATMTAVTGIDYDAKGRRTRIAYGNGTRTEYRYDPLTTRLAGLRTRRDPGAFPDDCPDPAPDGWPGCAVQNLHYTYDPAGNISRVRDTAQQAVFFRNRRVEPGTTFRYDAMFQLIEATGREHLGQAGGPPIPSAPGDLPAIPVVHPGDGTAMGRYAERYLYDDTGNLLELRHRGTDPAQPGWTRAYTYDEPSLLQPGQRGNRLTRTTAGGTVETYSTGGDGYDAHGNLLRMPHLSGIEWDEDDLLRMTSRQVVAGGAGGERTFYVYDSAGERVRKVTERAGGDVKDERIYLETVEIFRSYGPDARARETVHVMDDERRVLSVETRTAGTEPPGVPRRRVRYQHDDHLGSAVLELDGNGQVITYEEYSPYGVSTYQAVRAQTGPVRRHRYLGRERDEETGFYAMGARYYAPWLARWISCDPAAEADGPNRYAYCAGNPVMLRDPTGTQGTPPPPGLIGNDERIGALWEKAVVEELGTKYSASSYKEVVTAFQKDVAETVAAKGKGSNRQKGTGINLARETYSRVRTRFGKLAAAAGISLDGIQVHHTFDELAKTPAEALNTTNLSFQKGHAGKAGSGHNFAHEVSKAHEAGSKNPGADVAAEMHKKGITPDVPELSHPLRNPAVPHAPKAPHAPKAPHAPKAPHTPKAGKVGGLIGKVIAIGIGGYVFIQTGDAYAAVQTANPAANITDELLSGDASAGGVAVAAAKDAYGLTPVATVQWVMFDVLGPQGDNIYDPRITERALREGRNPFCAQCHGPGGALDPENDWNRRARLRGTPSLFPTTTEADRQRLLDFIEAQR